A stretch of DNA from Lycium ferocissimum isolate CSIRO_LF1 chromosome 4, AGI_CSIRO_Lferr_CH_V1, whole genome shotgun sequence:
AAAATACACAAAGCTTAATGAATTTTcaccacccccccacccccaccccaccctctTCCCTCCACCCCTTATCCACTAGCACCAGATGTATGCACTAAAGCGGCAAGTGCATCAAACGTGTCTTTTATATAAAGTTTATCACTTAACAATGGATAACTAATATGACTTGACAGAAAAAggttaattaatatatattcttaCATCAATTTATGGCTTAACCACGGTAACATGGTTGGCTCATGGCAAGTGATTTCCCTACTACAACTAGCATTTTACGCAGGGGCGAATTTAGGTAGGAAATTTGGGACACGTGAACCTATGGTCTCTCCGTAAAActagatattttatgtatatattttctaaaattggtATAATATTACCTGCTGGAACCCATGCTACAAGAAGGCCAAATGGTGCAAGAAGGCCAAACGGTGCACTTGGTTGAaggttgagttatttacctagaGGACTAGGGATCAATTCCCATTTAACacattttttcattcttttgtttAGTGGAGAACCCATGTTCTAAAAATCCTAGATTTGATCATAAACCAGCACAAGTATTTATAATGTTCATAAACAGTTCACATAACAAAAGAGTATGAAATTCACATATAATAAAGCTAggtacatcaatgaaataaatcCAATAGATTAACAGAACCATTATGCCAACCTGTGCAAGACCTTTAAGCAATGATCTCAACGCGGTGTTAATATTAAGCACACGAATAGCTCCCAATTTAAgtccataacatatataactctTATTAACCGCGATTTGCCTTCCTAAAACAAGGCCAGGATCCGAACCATATTTCGTTATCGGAGTAACCTCAAGTTGAGGTTGCACTTCACCAGGCAACCTAGCATCTATGTCATAAACAACATGATCCCCATTTAAATGCCTCCCTTTAGGTAACTTAGTACTGCTAGCCATTCGCTTCATCGGACTAGCAGTACCGGAATTTGCAATGATAGCCACATTTAGTTACACTAGCATTTTATGCATATTAACCAGCACAAGCCCTTATAATGTTCACAAACAGTTCACATAACAAAAGAGTATGAAATTCACATACAATATAGCTAGGTACATCAATGAAATGGATCTAATACATTAACAAAACCATTATAACGAAAAATGCAAGCGTGCGAAAAAGGCCAACCTGTGCAAGACCTTTAAGCAATGATCTCAACGCGGTGTTAATATTAAGCACACGAATAGCTCCCAACTTAAGTCCATAACATATGTAACTCTTATTAACCGCGATTTGCCTTCCTAAAACAAGGCCAGGATCCGAACCATATTTCGTTATCGGAGTAACCTCTAACTGAGGTTGAACTTCACCAGGCAACCTAACATctatatcataaacaacatgaTTCCCATTCAAATGTCTCCCTTTAGGCACCTTAGTACTACTCAACATTCGTATCATCGGGCTAGCAGTACCCGAATTTGCAATAATAGCCACATTTGGTGATGGGGTAAAATCCGAAAGCTCGGAACCCGAATTTGTAGGCTGTAAATGTGGAATTTGTATAGTAGGTTGTTGAGGTGGCCCACTTAACATAGCCATTAACTGAACACCCGGATTAGGGTTAGGGTTTTGCAAATTGGATTGCTGATGTGGCATATGGTAATTGAATTGCTGAGGTGGCATATGGTAGTAGATTCCACCGGCGGCGGCGGCGGGCGGTGGATAAGAAGAAATTAAATTCGGGTTAATCGGGTTGGAAATCGGGTCAAGGGAATTAGGGTTTGTTGAATTGGGTTTGAAGAatttatgcatatcaaaaggTATTCCACCGGGTTGATTTGGATTTCCGGTGGAAGCcattaaaatgcaagaaaagtaGAATTATTTTGAGTGTTAATTTTGAGGGGTAAATATGAAGATTGAAGAGAAAATTAGGGATTAAAAGTGGGATTTTTTGGGGACAGAGATCGGATTAAGTGGAAGATTTGAGTAGTGTGACTGTGTTAGAGAGTGTGATTGATAAAGTGATGAATAGATTGAGACTTTTTGGGGGGAttaatgttattatgggaagaaaatgggtgagaaattattattttatgaaatattgggGATCAAGTGGGGTTTCATGTTTATAATAATGCTACTTGAATCGTATAGGCTATAGATAGATTTTTTTAGTTACTAATAAACCAGAGAAAATCATCGACTTTCGGAAAAGAGTAGAAGAATGGAGCCTATTATGGGATATAGAATATATTATCATTACGCTTCAATCGGTTTATTTATTCCACctcttaaaaggaaaaaaagttaaataataATACTCAAAATTCAACTTTAGGAATTTTTTAAGACACTTGGTGTTCTCGTAGTAATCTAATCAATTCAAAGGTATAATGGTGTTAGTGATCAAAATGGTCTTTAATGTATGAATTTTGGTTCCATTTGATTCTTAATATAGAAACATGATAAAAAGGAATTTACTGTATTCTAAAACTTAACCAATTTGATATTAAGTcgtataaaaaataatgaataggTTAAAACATATCTAAACTATCACACTTTCGCGAATTTCATACCTTAATTATCCAGTGTTCCCATTACATAGTTGAATAGGTTAAAACATATTTAAACTATCACACTTCCGCGAGTTTCATACCTCAATTATCCAGTGTACCCGTTAATTACTCTAATCTCAATATATGTTAAAAACTTTAAATCAAATCATCTAAAACAcggattgaattggaaattttGTGTTAGAAATGGTTTACCCAAAGCTTGAACAAGCTAATACTAGAAAATCACTCCAAAGACATCATGAACACCTCGAGACCCGAGCTAACGACTCGACAAAGTCATAAAGGACATTCTGGATCTAACGGAATTGTCGAAACtttgaaaaatgattaaaaaaaaaaaaaaagcccccgatgttgactttggtctaactcttttcatttcttcaactTAGAACTCTCTAAAATCATCAAAAGCAAATCAAAGCCCGCCCAGTTGCCTCAGGAACCGCGCCACGCATCCCCGCACATCATAAACTCTGAATGAAACTACGGGAAGGATAATTTGGGGAAGAAAAAGTAAAATGCATAAAATGACCAAACGGATCGTTGTATAGGCATAGATGGGTTGATCGTTGAAACTGACTCATTGGTTATGAAGCACATTTTAAAGAGGATATGGCATATACCATGGCAAATCATCACAATTGTATAAGATACCTGGAAGCTAATGCTATATTGTAAagtgaaaatcatgcatatatacagaGAAGGTAATGCCATTGCGGATTACATGGCTAATCAGGCATTGGATGGTGATGGAGTGGCAATGTTTAGATCCCTTTCAGAACTCCCAACTCAAGGAATGAAACTAATAAATGCCCAACTTTGAGGTTTAGAACAACATATCTCCATTATACGTTCATGCAGAGCTAATTAACGATGGGAAAGCAAAAGAGCAGTCTCAAACatacaaaatacatcaaaattaGAACAGGTGATATCACACGACAACATATCTTGACACAACACACCATCAACTACAACAAAGCTGTGAGAGGAAAAGAAGACATACATATTAATGTACCAGAACATCTGGCATTATGTTATCGATCCCTAATTTGAAATGAATAGCAACAACATTGGTGACGCTATGAAAGATGAGAAACGAAGATTTCATTACCAGACCAGACAAGAAAGGAGAAGAAACCCACCTGTTCTTCGTCGATCGTCGATGTTGAAGAGGAGGGTGAGGTTACGGAGGTCTCTAGAAAAGGTAAGTGCAAATGAGAAGACTCGACACAATTTTACTTTTATGCTTTCTctatttttgctttattttcaaaCCTTTTGTTTTATGTTTTGAAGTTTTGAACTTTCTTTCTTGAGTAATTAACAAAATGGCCAGGCTGACTAAGtttaataacatatatatatatatatatatatttttcattacccaatatccaaaataccttTTTATTCATGTTGCTAACAAGATGAACAAACAAACACacaccgaaaaaaaaaaaattggttgctTTGATTGGGCTGAGTAATCAAGCTTTTTGCTACAACATCTCATCTGAGTCTTGCGGCTCTTCCTTTTCTCGGTCATTGTTTGCTTTCAAACAAATGCACCAAGAACTCTTTTGAGTTTTGGGGTAGTAATTCTCTTATTTGTTATTTAAAACTGGAAGAAAGTATTATTAGTATAATGAGTTTCTTTGGAAAGATGTAAGATAAAGTTAGCATATTGGCAATGCTTGAGATATGAACTACACTAGTTTATGTCAAGATAGAGAAACAGTAGAACCTTCTTCATTGAAGAAGAGGACGGAAAAGCAAGAGAAAATCATCGAGACAGGGGATTAGGGGACTGGGGGCTTTTGTGGAAAAGACAAATAAATGTAAGGGTATTTTGGGTAAAGAGAAAATAGATATACTGCTAACATACTACACTCGTGTTTTTATTGAACTcctgaactcgtcctcaagtgtgtTACATCAGACACAATCTGACTTACAtagtattctatttttattgTCGCAATATGCTAATAtacattttaatttaattatgccatcttttagctaagattagcagcaattgagagagaaaaaagagtGAACTCTTAATTAAGCTAGCAGTGGAACAGCAAAAACCGACACATCCATGACCTAAAAAATAGCTTACCCCacgtctaaaatattacttcaccttcattataacaattttatttttgcttttaataaaaatcagatttagagggtttgatagacacacttaaGAATGAGTTCAAGGGTTCAATAGAAACAATAATTAGTTGGggtgtcaaaatgaaaaaaaatgacaagtttaGAGAGCTGCGTATGGATTAAGATATAGACATATATTGTTTTAAATCATAAAttcaaaaagtcttttttttttttttttgaattcgtGCTCAATCAAACGTATAAAGTGAGGGAGTACAATTTTGAGGTGCATCAAGAACGTAGAAGTCAATGTGGGGCAAACTGTTCTTTCTTGACTCTTTCTCCAAGCTTGACTAAAGAGACTTCCACAGTTTCCATTAAAGAGATAAAACTCTTCCTCCAGCATCTCCCCTCACAACTATCcattttccattttcttgtaaACATATTTagcctcaaaaaaaaaaaaaaaaaatccaacaaaatattcaaatcaactaTGGAGATTGACTCAGCCAGTAGTACTATATCAAATTCTTCTGTTAAAGATAGCCTCCTAGTGAAGCAGGATCAAACATCTCGACCaagaaagaagttaaaattcatCATCAGtttaatcatcattttcactctcATAATCGGAACCATAATCATGGTTTTCACCATAATGAAGAGAAACTTTGATTTGAAGTCACCAGCCAAGAATCCAGCCATGGCAATCAAATCCATCTGCTCAATGACTCGGTATCCATCTACATGTTTCAAATCCTTATCTCCTCTTTACAGAAACAAACCATCAATATACAAAGTCAACGCATCTcaaattatgtttttttcccttcaCACAGTTATAGACGAACTCAGTAAACTCTCTACACGTTTATCAGAGTCAAATGATAAACACTGCGAACATATGTTCAACAACTCTGTTCATTACTTGAATGGTTCGTTAACGACTTTGGATGTTGATTTAGGTAATGAACAAAGCTTCGTTATATCGAAAAGCTTGAGAGAATTAAAGGGTTGGCTATACAGAGAAAGTCCAAAACTTGAGGTGTGTCTGAATAAGTTGGTATTCGTGTATGAATTAAGTTctaaaaaaacaagaaacagCTTAAGGATTCTGATCAATATAGAGAGTGTTTATGGGATGTATTACCCAGTAATTGGAAGCCAAAGTATGGTGGCTTCTTTTCTGTCAGATGTTATGTTTGTGGATACCATATGTATCTTTGGGGTACAGTACATTCTCTTACTACTTTTGTTTTGTCTACTTTTACGCCTATTCAGGTAAAATGGGTACTCTTAATTGATTCGAATCACTACagaaaaataggtaatttgcgaggttgaaagttgcaattcgcggagGTTTTAGCCTTTTCTAACAACTAGTGGAGACTAAAACCTTCGTgtgaattgcaactttcaacttccgcaaattacttattttttgtatgATTAATGTTGCTCTTGAGTTTTTAATCTTCTGCAGCACTTCAGTTTTAATCTTCTACAATTACGGTTGATGCAGCTTCTATATGGTAACGGATGTAACAATAAGACGGGTGATACTTTTTGGTGTGATTATATATATCCTTTTACCTAAATGTTGTAGTGTGGAATTTGGACCTACAATAAATCCAAGGGCTTACTTCGATCTTGTAGAATTGTGTAATGAGCTTCAGTTGCAACACTTCAGTACTCCTtccgttttaatttgtttgtcttagtttgattggacacgaaatttaagaaagtaaagcagacttttgaatcttgtgctcttaaacaaaaaatatgtataatgcCTTTTAATTAAACATATCACGTGAGATGTTAAATTAAAGACtgccaaattaggaaagagatatttattttgaaatagcctaaaaaagaaagtaagacaaacaaattgaaacggggAGTGCTTAACTACATGGCTACGAGGTTAAGTGTCTTGTGCTTGATGTTGGTTGTTGCCTCCTTGTATGATTTAGGCATTCTCCAAATTAAAGACGCTAATTTGAGATGAATAATGCTGATACCATTGAATCTTCGATAGATCATCGCCAAATTTTTATCCACTTTGTCCAATATTTTAaggttgttttagaagttaaagaATTATGCCATTATCCCAACCAGAAGGAGgggaaaatagaagaaaagattTAGTATGTGCAGAACAATGAAATGAGTTGgtcacttttttcttttcttttttgggccTTTCATATAATCCAGCTCTGTAATTCCCACACTATTTTTTTGGGAGCCAGAATTTTCTCATATGTGTCATCAACTAAAAATGATTCACTGGCATTCTATCAATATTGACTCTGTTTTGGAGTTAGTGAGCTCGTTCATTGAAGAGTAGAGAAAAAGcataaatactccatccgtaAATTTTTACTTGTATTGTATTGACTTGACACATAGAAGTCATAAAtagaattataattttactatatcaccctAATTGTTATTAAGTattgaaatcaatcaaacacactttaaaagttgtgcaatCACTAACAATTCCTTGAAGTTTCCaatacaataattaataataagggtaaaatatgaACAAATGGTaaaattatgtcttgattttttaaactggacaagtaaaaaataGACAACTATAGTAAAaatgaatggagggagtat
This window harbors:
- the LOC132054755 gene encoding putative pectinesterase/pectinesterase inhibitor 26, whose translation is MEIDSASSTISNSSVKDSLLVKQDQTSRPRKKLKFIISLIIIFTLIIGTIIMVFTIMKRNFDLKSPAKNPAMAIKSICSMTRYPSTCFKSLSPLYRNKPSIYKVNASQIMFFSLHTVIDELSKLSTRLSESNDKHCEHMFNNSVHYLNGSLTTLDVDLGNEQSFVISKSLRELKGWLYRESPKLEVCLNKLVFVYELSSKKTRNSLRILINIESVYGMYYPVIGSQSMVASFLSDVMFVDTICIFGVQYILLLLLFCLLLRLFR